In Streptomyces canus, one DNA window encodes the following:
- a CDS encoding propionyl-CoA synthetase, which translates to MGTYEEVFRASTEDPESFWLKAAEGIDWDVTPQRALDSSGAPFYRWYPDGRLNVCFNALDRHVAAGRGEQPALVYDSPVTDTRRTYTYAQLTDEVAAFAGALAQLGVGHGDRVVIYMPMVPEAAVAMLACARIGAVHSVVFGGFAPRELALRIDDAAPKVVVSASCGIEGKRVIAYKPLLDQAIALAAHKPEKSVILQRPQERAELGSDDLDWADLVATAPPADCVPVAATDPLYILYTSGTTGKPKGVVRDCGGYAVALHWSMGAVYDVGPGETMFTGSDVGWVVGHSYIVYAPLLAGATTVLYEGKPVGTPDAGQFWRVAAEYRVKTMFTAPTAFRAIRKEDPKGALTAGYDLSRLRYLFLAGERLDPETYHWASALLDIPVIDHWWQTETGWPIVANPAGIEAAPIKPGSPSRPLPGWDVRVLDPAGEPVPPGVDGAIVVRLPLPPGALPTLWNDDNRYIASYLSAYDGYYLTGDSGHLDDDGYVFVMGRTDDVINVAGHRLSTGSMEEALAAHPDVAECAVIGVADELKGQVPRGLVVLKAGSGREPGEVEAELVQLVRERIGAVASLKDVTVVAALPKTRSGKILRKTMRGIADGRDEPIPSTVDDPGVIETLRPVLRRAPE; encoded by the coding sequence ATGGGAACGTACGAGGAAGTCTTCCGCGCCAGTACCGAGGATCCGGAGAGCTTCTGGCTGAAGGCGGCCGAGGGCATCGACTGGGACGTCACTCCGCAGCGTGCCCTGGATTCGTCGGGCGCACCGTTCTACCGCTGGTATCCCGACGGGCGGCTCAACGTCTGTTTCAACGCGCTCGACCGGCACGTCGCAGCCGGCCGTGGCGAACAACCCGCGCTCGTCTACGACTCCCCCGTGACCGACACCCGCCGCACCTACACCTACGCGCAGCTGACGGACGAGGTGGCGGCCTTCGCGGGAGCACTCGCACAGCTCGGCGTGGGGCACGGCGACCGTGTCGTCATCTACATGCCGATGGTCCCCGAGGCCGCCGTCGCGATGCTGGCCTGCGCACGTATCGGCGCGGTCCACTCGGTCGTCTTCGGCGGGTTCGCCCCGCGCGAACTCGCCCTCCGTATCGATGACGCGGCCCCCAAGGTGGTGGTCTCCGCCTCCTGCGGCATCGAGGGCAAGCGCGTCATCGCGTACAAGCCCCTGCTCGACCAGGCGATCGCACTCGCGGCCCACAAGCCGGAGAAGAGCGTGATCCTGCAACGCCCGCAGGAACGTGCCGAGTTGGGCTCAGACGATCTCGACTGGGCCGACCTGGTCGCCACCGCGCCGCCTGCCGACTGCGTTCCCGTCGCCGCCACTGATCCGCTGTACATCCTTTACACCTCCGGAACGACCGGAAAGCCCAAGGGAGTCGTGCGTGACTGCGGCGGCTACGCCGTCGCCCTGCACTGGTCGATGGGCGCCGTCTACGACGTGGGCCCGGGCGAGACGATGTTCACCGGCTCCGACGTCGGCTGGGTCGTCGGCCACTCCTACATCGTCTACGCACCCCTGCTGGCCGGCGCGACGACGGTCCTGTACGAGGGCAAGCCGGTCGGCACGCCGGACGCGGGCCAGTTCTGGCGGGTGGCCGCCGAGTACCGGGTCAAGACCATGTTCACGGCACCCACCGCCTTCCGGGCGATCAGGAAGGAGGACCCGAAGGGGGCGCTCACCGCGGGCTACGACCTCTCCCGCCTGCGCTACCTCTTCCTCGCCGGTGAGCGTCTCGATCCGGAGACGTATCACTGGGCGAGCGCTCTCCTCGACATCCCGGTGATCGACCACTGGTGGCAGACCGAGACCGGCTGGCCCATCGTCGCCAACCCGGCCGGCATCGAAGCCGCCCCCATCAAGCCGGGCTCGCCCAGCCGCCCCCTGCCGGGCTGGGACGTCCGCGTCCTCGACCCCGCGGGCGAGCCGGTGCCCCCGGGCGTCGACGGCGCGATCGTCGTCAGGCTCCCCCTGCCGCCCGGCGCACTCCCCACCCTCTGGAACGACGACAACCGCTACATCGCCTCCTACCTCTCCGCCTACGATGGCTACTACCTCACCGGCGACAGCGGCCACCTCGACGACGACGGCTACGTCTTCGTCATGGGCCGCACCGACGACGTCATCAACGTCGCCGGACACCGACTGTCCACCGGCAGCATGGAGGAAGCCCTGGCCGCCCACCCGGACGTCGCCGAATGCGCCGTCATCGGCGTCGCCGACGAACTCAAGGGACAGGTCCCGCGCGGCCTCGTCGTCCTCAAGGCAGGCAGCGGCCGCGAACCGGGCGAGGTCGAGGCCGAACTCGTCCAGCTCGTACGCGAGCGCATCGGCGCCGTCGCCTCCCTCAAGGACGTCACGGTCGTGGCCGCCCTGCCCAAGACCCGCTCGGGCAAGATCCTGCGCAAGACCATGCGCGGCATCGCCGACGGCCGCGACGAACCCATCCCCTCCACGGTGGACGACCCCGGCGTCATCGAAACCCTGCGCCCGGTCCTCCGCCGAGCCCCCGAGTGA
- a CDS encoding iron-containing alcohol dehydrogenase, with the protein MTADTGIDALIHAVEAYVSRRANPFSDSLALNAIRTIGRHLRRVHSDGGDLEAREAMMLAATQAGIAFSHSGVALVHGMSRPIGAHCHVAHGLSNAMLFPAVTAFSAPAAESRYADCARALGAAADGHGDALAADRLVEALRSLCQDLDVPTPQAHGIDKDEWFRLSPLMAEQALASGSPANNPVVPTVDEIQDLYAQIYA; encoded by the coding sequence ATGACCGCCGACACCGGTATCGACGCGCTCATCCATGCCGTCGAGGCGTATGTGAGCCGCAGGGCCAATCCGTTCTCCGACAGCCTCGCGCTGAACGCGATCCGGACCATCGGCCGCCACCTCCGCCGCGTCCACTCCGACGGGGGAGACCTCGAGGCTCGCGAGGCGATGATGCTCGCCGCGACCCAGGCCGGCATCGCCTTCTCCCACTCCGGCGTGGCGCTGGTGCACGGCATGAGCCGCCCGATCGGCGCTCACTGCCACGTCGCCCACGGTCTGTCGAACGCGATGCTCTTCCCCGCGGTGACCGCGTTCTCCGCGCCGGCCGCCGAGAGCCGGTACGCCGACTGCGCCCGCGCCCTCGGAGCCGCCGCCGACGGCCACGGTGACGCCCTGGCCGCCGACCGGCTCGTAGAGGCACTGCGATCACTGTGTCAGGATCTTGACGTGCCCACCCCGCAAGCCCACGGCATCGACAAGGACGAGTGGTTCCGTCTCTCGCCCCTCATGGCCGAGCAGGCGCTCGCGTCCGGTTCGCCCGCCAACAACCCCGTCGTACCCACCGTGGACGAGATCCAGGATCTCTACGCGCAGATCTACGCCTGA
- a CDS encoding enoyl-CoA hydratase/isomerase family protein — MTDTAAAEIVADVHRGVGRILLNRPKALNALTTDMVAAIDRELAEWEDTPLSAVVLASTSTKAFCAGGDIRTIREHSLAGDAEASERFFASEYRLNARIAEYPVPVVSLIDGVCMGGGLGLSVHGGFRVVTERAVLAMPETGIGFFPDVGASYFLPRLPGAIGMYLGLTGHRLDAADTLYTGLATHFVPADGLDAVGDALADNPGDPVDMVLNRLDSRSPVAESGLAAVRGEVDWAFGAATLGEIEKRLRHLDTPWAAGALAALESASPQSLEITHALLSRGRQRTLRECLAAELALARTTIRTPDFLEGVRAALVDKDRTPDWQRVALGGRTSPS; from the coding sequence ATGACTGACACCGCTGCCGCAGAGATAGTCGCCGACGTCCACCGGGGCGTCGGCCGCATCCTGCTGAACCGGCCCAAGGCGCTCAACGCCCTGACCACGGACATGGTCGCCGCCATCGACCGCGAGCTCGCCGAGTGGGAGGACACCCCGCTGTCCGCCGTGGTGCTCGCGAGCACCAGCACGAAGGCGTTCTGTGCCGGGGGAGACATCCGCACGATCCGCGAGCACAGCCTCGCCGGGGACGCCGAGGCCAGTGAGCGGTTCTTCGCCTCCGAGTACCGGCTCAACGCCCGGATCGCCGAGTATCCCGTGCCGGTCGTGTCGCTCATCGACGGAGTGTGCATGGGCGGCGGCCTCGGTCTGTCCGTCCACGGCGGCTTCCGCGTCGTCACCGAGCGCGCGGTACTGGCGATGCCCGAGACCGGGATCGGGTTCTTCCCGGACGTCGGGGCCAGCTACTTCCTTCCGAGGCTGCCCGGCGCGATCGGTATGTACCTGGGACTGACGGGGCACCGGCTCGACGCGGCCGACACCCTGTACACGGGGCTGGCCACGCACTTCGTCCCCGCGGACGGGCTCGACGCGGTCGGCGACGCGCTGGCCGACAATCCCGGCGACCCGGTGGACATGGTCCTGAACCGTCTCGACAGCCGTTCCCCGGTGGCGGAGAGCGGGCTGGCGGCGGTACGTGGGGAGGTGGACTGGGCGTTCGGCGCGGCGACCCTCGGCGAGATCGAGAAACGCCTGCGTCACCTCGACACCCCCTGGGCGGCAGGCGCACTGGCCGCCTTGGAGTCCGCCTCGCCGCAGAGCCTGGAGATCACTCACGCCCTGCTGTCCCGGGGCAGGCAACGCACGTTGCGCGAGTGCCTCGCCGCTGAACTCGCCCTCGCGCGTACGACCATCCGCACGCCGGACTTCCTGGAGGGCGTCCGTGCGGCCCTGGTCGACAAGGA